A genomic window from Deltaproteobacteria bacterium includes:
- a CDS encoding NAD(P)/FAD-dependent oxidoreductase has product MLAQQISRRSFLSITAMAGAAMALDWNRMEALASGMGPKEDYPTVVIGAGLGGLCCAAYLAKQGIPVTVIEKHDIPGGYATAFDRAGGKFSFEVSLEGTAIKGGAAGQMLRNLGIMDKLDFVALPEAFRTGVGDKEILFPQADPEAFIEEMGKHFPQEASGIRGFIQGVLDICGETHAYGPKSKFLKTLLKPIFPLQYPKMWAVRNKTLADLLDAYVKDPGAREVLSAMWPYYGLPPSKLSGFYYAVATGGYLKNGSYYIKERSQNLSDLLTEAIERSGGKVCCETEAKEILIDQGAVKGVRTVAGDVLPARAVVSNASALTTFQDMLPSNAVSEEYHKKLLSYRPSISCFIVWLGLNRELRGTVPWYATGVGSGQGAEADYLSCVKGEVETCSFGVTLYDTLYKGYSSPGTSTLKIICLSGYDPWRKFETDYRAGNKGAYQTEKDRWTDILIRRTEEHLIPGLGSMIEVKEAGTPLTCWRYTGNTEGAIYGFEQSMDNAFMNRIDNRTPVKGLYLASAWGNPGGGYGGVLRAGEMTFQQIMEDWS; this is encoded by the coding sequence ATGTTGGCTCAGCAGATATCGCGTCGTTCCTTTTTGTCCATCACTGCCATGGCAGGGGCGGCAATGGCCCTTGACTGGAACAGAATGGAGGCCCTTGCCTCGGGAATGGGGCCGAAGGAGGACTATCCCACCGTGGTCATCGGCGCCGGCCTGGGAGGGCTTTGCTGCGCAGCCTATCTGGCAAAACAGGGGATTCCCGTGACCGTGATCGAAAAGCACGACATCCCCGGAGGATACGCCACTGCATTTGACCGTGCAGGGGGGAAGTTCTCTTTCGAGGTGTCGCTGGAAGGGACCGCCATCAAAGGGGGCGCCGCCGGACAGATGCTCCGGAATCTCGGCATTATGGACAAGCTCGATTTTGTAGCGCTTCCCGAGGCCTTTCGGACCGGAGTCGGGGATAAAGAAATCCTGTTCCCTCAGGCCGATCCCGAGGCCTTTATTGAGGAGATGGGTAAGCACTTTCCTCAAGAGGCGAGCGGCATTCGCGGCTTTATTCAGGGGGTTCTCGACATTTGCGGGGAAACCCATGCCTATGGGCCTAAATCGAAATTCCTGAAGACCCTCCTTAAGCCCATCTTTCCACTCCAGTATCCAAAGATGTGGGCAGTCCGCAACAAGACCCTGGCGGATCTGCTGGATGCATATGTGAAGGACCCTGGGGCAAGGGAGGTCCTCTCGGCCATGTGGCCCTATTACGGTCTGCCCCCTTCAAAGCTCTCAGGATTCTATTACGCCGTTGCCACCGGCGGATACCTGAAAAACGGCTCTTATTACATCAAGGAGAGGTCCCAGAACTTAAGCGATCTTCTGACAGAGGCCATAGAACGTTCAGGAGGAAAGGTTTGCTGCGAGACCGAGGCAAAGGAGATTCTTATTGATCAGGGCGCGGTCAAGGGGGTCCGGACAGTTGCGGGAGACGTCCTCCCGGCACGGGCCGTGGTGAGCAATGCCAGTGCATTGACCACATTTCAAGACATGCTCCCCTCGAATGCGGTGTCTGAGGAGTACCATAAGAAGCTCCTGTCCTACCGGCCCAGCATCTCCTGCTTTATTGTCTGGCTGGGACTGAACCGCGAGCTGCGGGGGACCGTGCCATGGTACGCTACAGGGGTAGGGTCGGGGCAAGGGGCTGAGGCCGATTATCTCTCCTGCGTCAAGGGAGAAGTGGAGACATGCAGCTTCGGCGTGACCCTCTACGACACCCTCTACAAAGGCTACTCCAGCCCCGGGACCTCCACCCTGAAGATCATCTGTCTTTCCGGTTATGACCCCTGGAGAAAATTCGAAACGGATTACAGGGCGGGGAACAAAGGGGCATACCAAACCGAAAAGGACCGGTGGACCGACATATTGATCCGGCGCACCGAGGAACACCTGATTCCGGGGCTTGGTTCCATGATCGAGGTGAAAGAGGCCGGGACCCCGCTTACGTGCTGGCGATACACCGGAAATACGGAGGGGGCCATCTACGGATTCGAGCAGTCCATGGACAATGCCTTCATGAACCGGATCGACAACCGAACACCTGTGAAAGGCCTTTACCTGGCCAGCGCCTGGGGAAACCCTGGCGGCGGATACGGGGGTGTTCTCAGGGCCGGCGAGATGACCTTCCAACAGATCATGGAAGACTGGAGCTGA